A region of Aquarana catesbeiana isolate 2022-GZ linkage group LG08, ASM4218655v1, whole genome shotgun sequence DNA encodes the following proteins:
- the LOC141105451 gene encoding uncharacterized protein, protein MYMFFTYEVGDGSSNGNPPERCPRPLYSRDSTQEDHIIPHHHQSGNLNNNSIIKEEYTEEDEEYGVMKELSDIHKDMMESPNTRNPPERCPRPLYSWDSTQEGHTIPHHHQSGNLRDSKVDVKEEIKEEYEEDGVMEEGQKDLYQDNMMESSSYRNPPERCPRPLCSRDSTQEGHTIPHHHQSGNLRDDNIDVKKEFKEEDEEYGVMEKISEGHKDMMEPPNTRNPPERCPRPLYSRDSTQEGHTTPPYCKSGDPIDIEFEVKSEEEETYVRDDQQSIEEDGITGTFIEEDTATEISTVDGREMRKTSEDCLTLSPDCEVEDEDITQYSPGENPATSNVHPTPHSVDGPSYSSYPEEPQTVRDGAGPSYSSYPEEPQTVRDGAGPSYSSYPEEPEPVRDSAGPSYSSYPVEPQTVEDGAEPSISSYPEEPQTVGGGAGPSISSYPEEPQTVRDGARPSCSSYPEEPQTVRDGAGPSYSSYPEEPQTVRDGAGPSCSSYPEEPQTVRDGAGPSYSSYPEEPQTVRDGAGPSYSSYPEEPQTVRDGAGPSYSSYPEEPQTVRDGAKLSKDKRFSCTECGKCFGKKSRLVRHQMSHTGEKPHSCLECGKCFLMKSRLYKHQRLHTGEKLLSCPVCEKCFEQKSELVIHQISHTGEKPYSCSECGKYFSDKSSRNRHLRLHTGEKPYSCPICGKCFATNSHLSRHQISHTGEKLYSCSECGKCFSEKAGLDTHQRTHTGEKPYCCHECGTFFADRSSLCRHKKSHTGEKQHTCLECGSCFSRKPELARHQMIHTGEKPYPCPECGKCFSRQSYLNVHQRSHTGEKPYSCPECGKCFSLKSHIITHQRAHTGEKPYSCPECGKCFSQKSNLYRHQRSHTGEKPLSMRMEEDRSHMTEKLLNLTLEIIYLLTGERFPLVKSGDHMTITVPPCDSLKPERHNMEKILEVTKKMMELLTGESGNLGDDNIVVKEEYKEEDEEYGVMEEFSEGHKDMLEPPNTRNPPEKCPRPLHSRDSTQEDYTISDIYKGEDLIDIKVEIKSEEETYVRDDQQSMEEDGITGTFIEEDTPTEISTVDGREMRKTSEDCLTLSPDCKVEDEDITQYSPGENPTTSNVHPAPHSVDGPSYSSYPEEPQTVRDGAGPSYSSYPEEPQTVRDGAGPSYSSYPEEPQTVRDGAGPSYSSYPEEPQTVRDGAGPSYSSYPEEPQTMRLCAVLPTDKRFSCTECGKCFRFKSHLDVHKMSHTGERPYSCTECGKCFSKKSYLSTHQRSHTGEKPYSCPECGKCFSFKCNIYTHQRLHRGEKPFSCSECGKCFTQKSELVTHQRFHTGEKPFSCPECGKCFSKKSSISIHQRLHTGEKPFSCPECGKCFIQKSELVTHQRFHTGEKPYSCPECQKCFSDKSNLNRHQRCHTGDKLHSCPECGKCFLEKSSLYRHQRSHTGERPYSCPECEKCFTQMSHLFRHQSSHTGEKPLSCTECEKCFSRKSDLYAHLRTHTGERPFPCPECGKCFLRKSHLFRHQSVHTGEKPLSYPGCGKCFPRKSHLCTHQRSHAEEKPYSCPECGKCFSQKSDLYRHHRSHTGEKPYCCPECGKCFPYKSGLSRHQRCHAGEKPFPCFECGKCFSRKAHLYRHQRLHTREKPRSCPE, encoded by the exons ATGTACATGTTTTTCACCTATGAAGTGGGAG atggatccagtaatgggaacccaccagagagatgtccccgtcctctgtattcccgggattccacacaggaagatcacatcatcccccaccatcatcag agtgggaacctcaataataatagtattattaaagaagagtatacagaggaggatgaggagtatggagtgatgaagGAACTTTCAGATatacacaaggatatgatggagtcaccgaataccaggaacccaccagagagatgtccccgtcctctgtattcctgggattccacacaggaaggtcacaccatccctcaccatcatcag agtggaaacctgagagattctaaagttgatgttaaagaagagataaaagaggagtatgaggaggatggggtgatggaggaaggtcaaaaagatctgtaccaggacaacatgatggagtcatccagctacagaaacccaccagagagatgtccccgtcctctgtgttcccgggattccacacaggaaggtcacaccatccctcaccatcatcag agtggaaacctcagggatgataatattgatgtgaAAAAAGAGTtcaaagaggaggatgaggagtatggagtgatggagaagatttcagaaggacacaaggatatgatggagccacctaataccaggaacccaccagagagatgtccccgtcctctgtattcccgggattccacacaggaaggtcacaccaccCCTCCCTATtgcaag agtggagatccaatcgatatagaatttgaggttaaatcagaagaagaagagacgtatgtgagggatgatcagcagtctatagaggaggatggaataacggggacatttatagaggaggacactgctacagagatcagtacag tagatggacgggagatgaggaaaacctcagaggattgtctcactttgtctccagactgtgaagtagaagatgaggacatcacacagtatagtccaggagaaaacccggctacctcaaatgtccatccgacaccacacagtgtagatggaccatcttattcctcttatcctgaggaacctcagactgtgagggacggtgccggaccatcgtattcctcttatcctgaggaacctcagactgtgcgggacggtgccggaccatcgtattcctcttatcctgaggaacctgaGCCTGTGAGGGACAGtgctggaccatcgtattcctcttatcctgtgGAACCTCAGACTGTGGAGGACGGTGCCGAACCATCGATTTCCtcctatcctgaggaacctcaaacTGTGGGGGGCGGTGCCGGACCATCGatttcctcttatcctgaggaacctcagactgtgagggacggtgccagaCCATCGtgttcctcttatcctgaggaacctcagactgtgagggacggtgccggaccatcgtattcctcttatcctgaggaacctcagactgtgagggacggtgccggaccatcgtgttcttcttatcctgaggaacctcagactgtgagggacggtgccggaccatcgtattcctcttatcctgaggaacctcagactgtgagggacggtgccggaccatcatattcctcttatcctgaggaacctcagactgtgcgggacggtgccgggccatcatattcctcttatcctgaggaacctcagactgtgagggacggtgccaaaCTTTCAaaagataagaggttttcctgtactgagtgcgggaaatgttttggaaaaaaatcacgGCTTGTCAGACATCAGatgtctcacacgggtgagaagccgcattcctgtcttgagtgtgggaaatgttttttaatGAAGTCAAGACTTTACAAACATCAAAGATTGCACACCGGTGAAAAGTTGCTTTCCTGCCCCGTGTGCGAGAAATGTTTTGAacaaaaatcagaacttgtcatacatcagatctctcacacgggtgagaagccgtactCCTGCTCTGAATGCGGGAAATATTTTTCAGATAAGTCTTCTCGTAACAGACATctgagattgcacacgggggagaagccctattcctgtcccatctgcgggaaatgttttgcaacAAATTcacatctttccagacatcagatatcacacacgggggagaagctgtattcctgttctgagtgcgggaaatgtttttcagagaaggccGGTCTTGATACTCATCAGAGAacgcacacaggggagaagccctaTTGCTGTCATGAGTGCGGAACATTTTTTGCAGATAGGTCCAGTCTTTGCAGACATAAGAAATCACACACAGGCGAGAAGCAACATACCTGTCTTGAGTGTGGATCGTGTTTTTCACGAAAACCAGAACTTGCCAGACATCAGATgattcacacgggggagaagccgtatccctgccctgagtgcgggaaatgtttttctagGCAGTCCTATCTTAATGTACATCAGAGatcgcacacaggggagaagccttattcctgtcctgagtgcgggaaatgtttttcattaaaGTCACATATTATTACACATCAGAGagctcacacgggggagaagccatattcctgtcctgaatgcgggaaatgtttttcacagaagtccaatctttacagacatcagaggtctcacacgggggagaagccactttcc atgaggatggaggaggaccggagtcacatgactgagaagttactaaacctcaccctggagatcatctacctgctgaccggagag agatttcctcttgtgaagtcaggtgatcatatgaccatcacagtgcctccatgtgactccctaaaacctgagagacacaacatggagaagattctagaagtcaccaagaagatgatggagctgctgacaggagag AgcggaaacctcggggatgataatattgttgttaaagaagagtataaagaggaggatgaggagtatggagtgatggaggagttttcagaaggacacaaggatatgttggagccacctaataccaggaacccaccagagaaatGTCCCCGACCTCtgcattcccgggattccacacaggaagattacACCATATCTGACATTTACAAG ggtgaagatttgatagatataaaagttgagattaaatcagaagaagagacgtatgtgagggatgatcagcagtctatggaggaggatggaataacggggacatttatagaggaggacactcctacagagatcagcacag tagatggacgggagatgaggaaaacctcagaggattgtctcactttgtctccagactgtaaagtagaagatgaggacatcacacagtatagtccaggagaaaacccgactacctcaaatgtccatccggcaccacacagtgtagatggaccatcgtattcctcttatcctgaggaacctcagactgtgagggacggtgccggaccatcgtattcctcttatcctgaggaacctcagactgtgcgggacggtgccggaccatcttattcctcttatcctgaggaacctcagactgtgcgggacggtgccggaccatcgtattcctcttatcctgaggaacctcagactgtgcgggacggtgccggaccatcgtattcctcttatcctgaggaacctcagactatgAGACTgtgtgccgtccttccaacagataagaggttttcctgtactgagtgtgggaagtgtttccgttttaaatcCCATCTTGATGTGCATAAAAtgtctcacacaggggagaggccctattcctgtactgagtgcgggaaatgtttttcaaagaagtcctatctttccacacatcagagatctcacacgggggagaagccgtattcctgtcctgagtgcgggaaatgtttttccttTAAGTGCAatatttacacacatcagagattgcacaggggtgagaagccattttcctgttctgagtgcgggaaatgttttacacagaaaTCAGAACTAGTCACACATCAGAggtttcacacgggggagaagcc gttttcctgccctgagtgcgggaaatgtttttcaaagaagtcctctatttccatacatcagagattgcacacgggtgagaagccgttttcctgtcctgagtgcgggaaatgttttatacagaaatcagaacttgtcacacatcagaggtttcacaccggggagaagccgtattcttgtcctgagtgccagaaatgtttttcagacaagtccaatctCAACAGACACCAAAGGTGCCACACAGGGGATAAgctgcattcctgtcctgagtgcgggaaatgttttttagagaagtccagtctttacagacatcagagatctcacacgggggaaaggccgtattcctgtcctgagtgcgagaaatgttttacACAGATGTCCCATCTTTTCAGACATCAGAgctctcacacgggggagaagccactttcttgtactgagtgcgagaaatgtttttcaaggaagtcagATCTTTACGCACACCTGAGGACTCACACGGGTGAGAGGCCAtttccctgtcctgagtgcgggaaatgtttcttaaGGAAGTCACATCTTTTCAGACATCAGAgtgtgcacacgggggagaagccactttcctatCCTGGGTGCGGGAAATGCTTTCCAAGGAAGTCACATCTttgcacacatcagagatctcacgcggaggagaaaccgtattcctgccctgagtgcgggaaatgcttttcacagaagtccgatctTTATAGACATcacagatctcacacgggggagaagccgtattgctgtcctgagtgcgggaaatgttttccctATAAGTCcggtctttccagacatcagagatgtcacgcgggggagaagccgtttccctgttttgagtgcgggaaatgtttctcaagGAAGgcacatctttacagacatcagagattgcacacgagGGAGAAGCCacgttcctgtcctgagtga